TTGTGGTCGGGAAGGTCAACACCTGCTATCCTCGCCATTTTTACCTCCTTAAGAACCTTGTCTTTGCTTGTGTTTGGGATTTTCACATATGACCATAACTCTCCCTTTCCTTCTTATAATCTTACACTTGGCACACATAGGTTTGACCGATGGTTTTACCTTCATAGCGTACCTCCTTCATGCTCTGTAAACTATCCTGCCTCTGGTAAGGTCGTAAGGTGACAGCTCCACTTTGACCCTATCCCCCGGCAGGATCCTTATAAAATGTACACGCATCTTTCCAGAAACGTGAGCAAGCACCTCATGACCTGTGTCTAACTTCACCCTGAACATAGCATTGGGTAAGGCTTCCGTGACTGTGCCTTCAAGAACTATACCTTTTTCTTTGTACTGTTTGTCTTCCTTTTTCTTACCCATGCGTAAACTCCGTAAGCACTATAGGTCCGTCTTTTGTTATCGCTACTGTGTACTCAAAGTGTGCGGAAGGACTCCCATCTGCAGTGTGAACTGTCCAACCATCACCGTCCAGAACTGTTTCCTCCGTTCCTATAGCAAACATAGGTTCTATAGCCACTACCATGCCCTGCCTCAATTTTACATCCTTCTTTTCCATATCTTTTAAGTTGTTGGGAATGAAAGGATCTTGATGCACCTTCCTGCCTATGCCGTGACCTCCTAAACCTCTAACTGGATAAACGCCATACTTTTCTGCGGTTCTGTGTATGGCGCCCGTAATATCACTTACCCAATTTCCTGGAACGCACACCTTTACTGCCTCCTCTAAAGCTTCCTTAGTAGCCCTTAACAGTAATTCCTCCTTTTGGCTTATACTGCCAACAGGCACAGTTATAGCAGAATCTCCTGCGTATCCATCTATTATAGCACCAAAATCCAAACTTACCAAGTCTCCCTCTTTTAAAATGTGATCCTTTCTTGGAAGTCCGTGAACTACAGCGGAATTTACAGATACGCATATAGATGCAGGATAAGGAACTTTACTGAAAGGAGGTTTGTAGTTTAGGAATGCTGGGCGTGCACCCCGCTTTTTTGTCTCTTCTCTGGCTATGATGTCTATCTCAAAAGTGGAGATGCCAGGCTTTATATACTGGGCAACCGTTTGTAATACTTCCACTACTACATCGCAAGCTCTCTTTATTTTCTCTATCTCTTTAATAGAATAAAGTTCAGCAATCATCCTCTACTGCCTTTTTAATATCTCCGTAAAGATCCTCTATACCTTTCCTTGAGTCTAAGCTAATTAATTTATTCTCCTTTTTATAAAAGTCAACAAGTTCAGCTGTCTGCCTTCTATAGACCTCAAGCCTCCTCCTTATAACTTCCTCTTTATCATCTTCCCTCTGAATTAGTTTTGTACCACAAACATCACAGATCTCATCCTTTTTGGGAGGGCTAAACTTTACGTGATAAACGCTACCACAATTTGGACAGACCCTTCTCCCAGAGAGTCTCTCCACAACGATTTCATCGTCAATATCAAAAAGGAAAACTTTGTCAACATCTTTAGCGTGTTTTCTTAGCATATCCTTTAGGGATAAAGCTTGCC
This region of Hydrogenobacter sp. genomic DNA includes:
- the rpmJ gene encoding 50S ribosomal protein L36, which produces MKVKPSVKPMCAKCKIIRRKGRVMVICENPKHKQRQGS
- the infA gene encoding translation initiation factor IF-1 codes for the protein MGKKKEDKQYKEKGIVLEGTVTEALPNAMFRVKLDTGHEVLAHVSGKMRVHFIRILPGDRVKVELSPYDLTRGRIVYRA
- the map gene encoding type I methionyl aminopeptidase; amino-acid sequence: MIAELYSIKEIEKIKRACDVVVEVLQTVAQYIKPGISTFEIDIIAREETKKRGARPAFLNYKPPFSKVPYPASICVSVNSAVVHGLPRKDHILKEGDLVSLDFGAIIDGYAGDSAITVPVGSISQKEELLLRATKEALEEAVKVCVPGNWVSDITGAIHRTAEKYGVYPVRGLGGHGIGRKVHQDPFIPNNLKDMEKKDVKLRQGMVVAIEPMFAIGTEETVLDGDGWTVHTADGSPSAHFEYTVAITKDGPIVLTEFTHG
- a CDS encoding adenylate kinase, giving the protein MILVFLGPPGAGKGTQAKLLSQEFGFRHISTGDMLREAVKNKTPLGLKAKEYMDRGDLVPDELVIAMVEEIILQEKDVVLDGFPRTIGQALSLKDMLRKHAKDVDKVFLFDIDDEIVVERLSGRRVCPNCGSVYHVKFSPPKKDEICDVCGTKLIQREDDKEEVIRRRLEVYRRQTAELVDFYKKENKLISLDSRKGIEDLYGDIKKAVEDDC